The following proteins come from a genomic window of Aptenodytes patagonicus chromosome 21, bAptPat1.pri.cur, whole genome shotgun sequence:
- the SNRNP40 gene encoding LOW QUALITY PROTEIN: U5 small nuclear ribonucleoprotein 40 kDa protein (The sequence of the model RefSeq protein was modified relative to this genomic sequence to represent the inferred CDS: inserted 1 base in 1 codon), whose product MGERRGGRAGARGXAAMIEQHKRKVPGGGPGPGPAPGPAPAPGAAPGPDLPLVPAAAKRPRHELPGAPGGGGGGGQQQPPPGALLQAGPPRCSSLQAPIMLLSGHEGEVYCCKFHPNGNTLASAGFDRLILLWNVYGDCDNYATLKGHSGAVMELHYNTDGSMLFSASTDKTVAVWDSETGERVKRLKGHTSFVNSCYPARRGPQLVCTGSDDGTVKLWDIRKKAAVQTFQNTYQVLAVTFNDTSDQIISGGIDNDIKVWDLRQNKLTYTMRGHADSVTGLSLSSEGSYLLSNAMDNTVRIWDVRPFAPKERCVKIFQGNVHNFEKNLLRCSWSPDGSKIAGGSADRFVYVWDTTSRRILYKLPGHAGSVNELAFHPEEPIILSASSDKRLYMGEIQ is encoded by the exons atgggggagcggcggggcgggcgggcgggcgcgcgcg cggcGGCGATGATCGAGCAGCACAAGCGGAAGGTcccgggcggcggccccggccccggccccgctcccggccccgctcccgcccccggagccgcccccggccccgaTCTCCCGCTCGTGCCAGCGGCGGCCAAGCGGCCCCGCCATGAGCTGCCGggggcgccgggcggcggcggtgggggggggcagcagcagcccccccccggggcccTGCTGCAGGCG GGCCCGCCACGCTGCTCCTCCCTGCAGGCCCCCATCATGCTGCTCTCGGGGCACGAAGGAGAGGTGTACTGCTGCAAGTTCCACCCCAACGGCAACACCCTCGCCTCCGCCGGCTTCGACAGGCTCATCC TGCTGTGGAACGTCTACGGGGACTGCGATAACTACGCCACCCTGAAGGGGCACAGCGGGGCGGTTATGGAGCTGCACTATAACACAGACGGCAG CATGCTCTTCTCAGCATCCACAGACAAAACGGTGGCTGTGTGGGACAGTGAGACTGGAGAGAGAGTGAAGAGACTGAAGGGCCATACCTCGTTCGTTAACTCCTGTTACCCAGCCAGGCGAGGACCCCAGCTCGTCTGTACAGGCAGTGACGATGGGACAGTGAAG CTGTGGGATATCAGGAAAAAAGCTGCTGTCCAGACGTTTCAGAACACGTACCAGGTCTTGGCTGTAACTTTCAATGACACCAGTGATCAGATCATATCCGGAGGCATCGACAACGATATTAAG GTGTGGGACCTTCGCCAGAACAAGCTCACTTACACGATGAGAGGACACGCGGACTCGGTGACAGGCCTCAGTCTGAGTTCGGAAGGCTCCTACCTGCTCTCCAACGCAATGGACAACACAG TTCGCATCTGGGATGTGCGACCGTTTGCCCCTAAAGAGAGATGTGTAAAGATTTTCCAGGGGAACGTACATAATTTTGAAAAG aaTCTTCTGAGGTGCTCTTGGTCCCCAGATGGGAGTAAAATAGCAGGGGGATCGGCCGACAG GTTTGTCTACGTGTGGGACACCACATCCAGGAGGATTTTGTACAAGCTGCCAGGCCACGCCGGGTCGGTGAACGAACTGGCTTTCCATCCGGAGGAACCCATTA